A genome region from Apus apus isolate bApuApu2 chromosome 2, bApuApu2.pri.cur, whole genome shotgun sequence includes the following:
- the FAM83H gene encoding protein FAM83H, with protein sequence MARRSQSSSQGDNPLDPNYLPPHYKEYYRLALDVLTEEGKESYQRFLAEEAAPDFLCSSEVDHILQHLQKPQYANQEGSTDTAGDNDMDGSSGTYWPMNSDLAVPELDLGWPMVFGFRGTEVTTLVQPPPPDNPSIKEEARRMIRAAQQVVAIVMDIFTDVDLLLEVLDAAARRVPVYILLDEMNSQLFLDTAAKCRVNLNYVEFLRVRTVSGPTYYCRTGMSFKGHVKEKFLLVDCMVVLSGNYSFMWSFEKIHRSIAHIFQGELVSSFDEEFRILFAQSEPLVPPANVLAKVDNTFAMAPFANNMPFFPKKGPLMFQRDDTLFPSFLDRVDPDRYFLSNFRRDDMLRHTVEGSAMRMYKKVEMENSQMDPVRGFLRSKQLELDAFKRHSFAEGTFENFASSKQFARQMFMNNMDEFKIQASHFQKDQFYQYQFEHPHLPGRPQGLFERIRGGRPGFNELEDYGEGPRYPELEPSFPQEGFPLRLDYVPSNSSREVRHGSDQLNPAGNGPMGMMLRRPNIGQKFICQTSPTQKQSLEQRLFLQDKDEEQEEDKNTQENRTGLRNWRISSYLSAYQSEPEEGLPMPMESEAYNDVLGDTLPKHPTELLPAFKSPLSFSSKALGMESAKEFAEPDRAGEEAPITKQDAFRSRINPLIQRSSRLRSSLIFSAAKLDQPNTTLEKVQMIQKEQMSSEMTKDNETVKTAASSKVAELLEKYKAVGKDAERATVTHTKAVSSFLQEESQGSEKKCTKSVQYKILESRVLDSKDSCSTYKMHGEAERAFGMGSSTPQLGDTFSKDPLSHLSTKADKLSSRFYPMENKPALPEKESLIYVGDTQKLTLPEKKERVSFKEDTQKLVSTELKKPQVRTGTTSVLESLSRSPGSDSSLSKSEEDCSKQDQNPMEFLRKGSLRLKQLLNPKGEKKLEEESASESGKSDKQPVVLKRSSTGDCQEMMEEEKSPKFASPLAPKSSQPSQGRFPSSTANILYSSNLRDDTKVILEQISANSQKNRAELAKQLPSTSNPDLSRSTTSLERKGEKEKSCNIHRSESFGSQKRNLQRQPSEDRDTLLKKMENMRKEKRVYSRFEVFCKKDEHTSPSEEEYDTDAKDKKMGKFMPKILGTFKTKK encoded by the exons ATGGCTCGCCGATCCCAAAGCTCCTCCCAGGGGGACAACCCCCTGGACCCCAACTATCTCCCCCCCCACTACAAGGAGTATTACCGCCTGGCTCTGGACGTGCTGAcggaagaggggaaggaaagtTACCAACGTTTCCTGGCAGAGGAAGCAGCCCCTGAtttcctctgcagctcagaggtGGATCAcatcctccagcacctccagaaaCCCCAGTATGCCAACCAGGAAGGCAGCACGGACACCGCAGGGGACAATGACATGGATGGATCCTCTGGGACTTACTGGCCCATGAACTCGGACCTGGCTGTTCCTGAGCTTGACCTGGGCTGGCCAATGGTCTTTGGGTTCAGGGGAACAGAGGTGACAACCCTCGTGCAACCACCCCCCCCGGACAATCCCAGCATCAAGGAGGAGGCACGACGGATGATTCGGGCAGCGCAGCAG GTGGTGGCCATCGTGATGGACATCTTCACAGATGtggacctgctgctggaggtgctggacgCTGCTGCCCGCCGGGTGCCCGTGTACATCCTGCTGGATGAGATGAactcccagctcttcctggaCACAGCTGCCAAGTGCAGGGTCAACCTGAACTACGTGGAG TTCCTCAGGGTCAGGACAGTTTCTGGCCCCACCTACTACTGCCGCACAGGGATGTCCTTCAAAGGCCACGTGAAGGAGAAATTCCTCTTGGTGGACTGCATGGTGGTGCTGAGTGGCAACTACAG TTTCATGTGGTCTTTCGAGAAGATCCACAGAAGCATTGCCCACATCTTCCAGGGGGAGCTGGTGTCCAGCTTCGACGAGGAATTCCGAATCCTCTTCGCCCAGTCGGAGCCTCTCGTTCCTCCAGCCAACGTCTTGGCCAAGGTCGACAACACCTTTGCCATGGCTCCCTTTGCCAACAACATGCCCTTCTTTCCCAAGAAAGGCCCCCTGATGTTCCAGAGGGATGACacccttttcccctccttcctggACCGAGTAGATCCCGACAGGTACTTCCTGTCCAACTTCCGTCGGGACGACATGCTGCGCCACACGGTGGAGGGCTCGGCCATGAGGATGTACAAAAAGGTGGAGATGGAGAATTCCCAGATGGATCCCGTCAGAGGTTTCCTCCGCTccaagcagctggagctggatgcTTTTAAGAGACACAGCTTTGCCGAAGGAACGTTTGAGAATTTTGCCTCCTCCAAGCAGTTTGCCAGGCAGATGTTCATGAACAATATGGACGAGTTTAAAATCCAGGCCAGTCACTTCCAGAAGGATCAGTTCTACCAGTACCAGTTTGAGCATCCCCATCTGCCTGGGAGGCCCCAGGGACTCTTCGAGAGGATCCGAGGTGGAAGGCCAGGGTTCAATGAACTGGAGGACTATGGAGAGGGACCCAGGTACCCGGAACTGGAACCCAGTTTTCCACAGGAGGGTTTCCCCTTGAGGCTGGATTACGTCCCTTCCAATTCCTCCCGGGAAGTGAGACACGGCTCCGACCAGCTGAACCCCGCGGGCAACGGCCCCATGGGAATGATGCTGAGGAGGCCGAACATCGGACAGAAGTTCATTTGCCAGACTTCTCCTACCCagaagcagagcctggagcagcgCCTGTTCCTGCAGGACAAGGATGAGGAGCAAGAGGAAGACAAGAACACGCAGGAGAACAGGACGGGTTTACGGAACTGGAGGATCTCCTCCTACCTCAGCGCCTACCAGTCCGAACCAGAAGAAGGGCTCCCAATGCCCATGGAGTCAGAGGCATACAACGATGTCCTCGGAGACACCCTCCCCAAGCACCCCACCGAGCTCCTCCCAGCCTTCAAGTCCCctctctccttcagcagcaaagCCCTGGGGATGGAAAGTGCCAAAGAGTTTGCAGAGCCCGACAGAGCAGGTGAAGAAGCCCCGATCACCAAACAAGATGCCTTCAGGTCCAGGATCAACCCCTTGATCCAGAGGAGCTCCAGGCTCAGGTCCTCGCTGATTTTCAGTGCTGCCAAGTTGGATCAGCCCAACACCACGTTAGAAAAGGTCCAGATGATCCAAAAGGAGCAGATGTCCAGCGAGATGACAAAAGACAATGAAACGGTCAAGACAGCTGCCTCTTCCAAGGTggcagagctcctggagaagTACAAGGCTGTGGGCAAGGACGCGGAGCGGGCGACGGTCACGCACACCAAGGCTGTGTCCAGTTTCCTGCAGGAGGAGTCCCAGGGCTCTGAGAAGAAGTGCACCAAGTCCGTGCAGTACAAGATCCTGGAGAGCAGGGTGCTGGACTCCAAGGACTCCTGCAGCACGTACAAAATGCAcggagaggctgagagagcctTTGGAATGGGCTCCTCAACCCCCCAGCTGGGGGACACCTTCAGCAAGGACCCCCTGTCACATCTGAGCACCAAGGCAGACAAATTATCGTCTCGGTTTTACCCCATGGAGAACAAACCTGCCcttccagagaaggagagtcTGATCTACGTTGGAGACACTCAGAAACTGACTCTtccagagaagaaggaaagagtgTCCTTCAAAGAAGACACCCAAAAGTTAGTCAGTACAGAGCTGAAGAAGCCACAGGTGAGGACAGGGACCACGTCAGTCCTTGAAAGCCTATCTAGAAGCCCAGGATCCGACAGCTCTCTCAGTAAATCTGAGGAAGACTGTTCCAAACAAGACCAGAATCCCATGGAATTCCTAAGGAAAGGGTCACTAAGGCTAAAGCAGCTTCTGAACCCCAAAGGCGAGAAGAAACTGGAGGAGGAATCAGCCTCTGAGAGTGGCAAATCAGACAAGCAGCCCGTGGTTCTGAAACGATCTTCCACTGGGGACTGTCAGGAGAtgatggaggaggaaaaatcCCCCAAGTTTGCCAGCCCCCTGGCCCCCAagagcagccagcccagccaggggagGTTTCCCTCCTCCACAGCCAACATCCTCTACAGCAGCAACCTCCGGGATGACACCAAGGTGATCCTGGAGCAAATCTCTGCCAACAGCCAGAAGAACAGGGCTGAACTGGCCAAGCAGCTGCCATCCACCAGCAACCCTGATCTTTCCAGGTCAACCACGAGcttggaaaggaaaggggagaaggagaaaagctgtAACATCCACAGGTCAGAGAGCTTTGGCAGCCAGAAACGGAACCTCCAGCGGCAGCCGTCAGAGGACAGGGACACCCTCCTGAAGAAGATGGAGAACATGAGGAAGGAGAAGCGAGTCTACAGCAGGTTTGAGGTCTTCTGCAAAAAGGACGAGCACACCAGTCCCAGTGAGGAGGAGTATGACACAGATGCCAAAGACAAGAAGATGGGAAAATTCATGCCCAAAATCCtggggaccttcaagaccaaAAAATGA